CATAAGCTTCTACAAAAGCTGCACCAGTAGCAAATCTGGCAAGCTTTTCTGTTATTGTTTCCGGTTCATTTGTATTGAGGTCTAACCCGTTGGTGTAGGTTAAGGTAAATGTTATTTCTATGTGAGTTTCAGGTGCAGCACGTAATTGAGGTTGCAAGAAATCTTTAATCGGTTGAGCATCACTCACCTGTCCTGTAAACTCGATACTAAAACTACTGCTATTAGTAGTTTCATATTCTGCATTTAGTTTTACTTGTTTATCTGCACCCGACACAGTATTAATGACACCAAGCAGCTTAAATCCGTCGCTACCATCAAAAACCCTTAAACTGAGTCGGCTAATTTTCTTAATTTGGGCGTTGCGTGCATCTTCCCAAATTTTGGTTAAAGCTTCCCGTAAGGGTGCTTCTGCTTTGAAAATATTGGGATGAGAAGGTGATATTACAGGTATTTCTTTAGAATCTTCGGTAGTATCAACGCTATAACTACCGCTTTTTTCCCCTACTTTAGATGTGGTAGGTTGATTATCTCCATCAGCAATATTACCTGTGTCAGTTTCTATTATTTCACTTGGTTTCTTAACAACAGGACGAGGCCAAATACCTCGCTCTTTGGCATAAGTTGATGTAAAAACAATTGACTGTTCATCAATTTTAATTTCGGCGTAAGGGTCGCCCTGTCCTAACAGTAAATCTCCACTTTGATAAACGTAAATTCCCTGTTCAATCCCCAACCGCACCATTTTAATAAAGGGGTCATCACTAAGCATGATGGGAAACCGGGGGTCTTTGCGAAACTCTGCTCTGAGTTCAGCCGTGCTGATTTGTCCTTTTTTCAAAGGTGTCTGATCTCTTATATAATTTGGTGCAGGAGGATCACTATTAGGTGGGAGTAATTTTTGGTTATCCAGCAACGCTTTGACAATTTCTTGTTGTCCATTCCCCGGACGTTCGGAAACAGAAGGTAAATCAAAGGCTGTATGAGCTAAATCAACACTTGCTCCCTCTAGACGGTTACGAGACGGGTAAAACAGATGACGATAACACTGTTGAATAATAATTGCTAATTCTTGTTCAGACTTATTGTAAAGTTCGTTAACTTTCTCTTGCTGGTGTTCTGGTAATTGTGCTAAACGGTCAGGCGATCGCATCGCATCTAATGCCAAGCGATAAAGCATCTTATTCTTCATTTCATCACGAGTGGCATCGTCAGCAACCAGAAAGACCAAATTATTCAGTAATTGACGAAACTTTCCTTGAGAACCTTGAGTGCGGTAAATATTTTCCACTAACTGCGGTACTGTCACCGCTTCATTACGAACTGTCTCAGCATCGTAGCTAATCAGTACCAAGTTGGGTTTACCGTCCGCTACATCATCAGCTACATCGTAGGCTCCACCTGCAAAGGGAATCAAATTAAAGGTTTTCCCAGCCGAAAAAATAGTACGAATCCGGTCTTGCAACAGATTTCTGGCTTCGTTCGTATCCACCTGTTTTGTCTGGCGGCGAATGAGAACACCAAGATTGACTTCTGTTAAAAACCGTAACGGTGCAACCGGACGGTCATCTAAATAGGCAGATTCAGCAATAAACCTCTGACGCGCATCATTAATAAAACTGATATCCAAACCAGAGGCGAGGATAGCGTAACGCAGATTTACCTCGTCTATACCTTGTAAACTGTCATTAAACGCAAAGGTATTCCAAAGAATATTACGAGCGACAAAAGAAGCATAGGGAGCTAAACCCGCATACCATTTAGCATCTAACTGTTGTGCTAGGGAAGTTTCTTTTTCGGTTGCTGCTACGTCATTTTGCATCACAGGGTCAAAACGCCCTAATTCTAAACGAGTGGTAATCTCATCTCGAATGGGAATGTAGCCGGGATTAACATGATGTAAATGAATAGCGTAGGTATTTGCAGGTTGTTCTTGCCAAAGATGAGCAATGGTTCGTGTCAGTAACCTCAACATTCCTCTGACACGCTGAAAGGTACTCAGCGTTGAGAGTTTATCTGTAAATAAATCCATCAACCCCGAATGAAAAGGAAAACCATTGCGAAAATCAGTTACTCTGTCTGCATTCACCCGTTCAGTTGGTAAATCACTGCGATGAGTCATCCATAATTGCTCGTAATTACGAATTACTTCCTCGGCTGCATCTTCATCAATATAAGAAAATAATCGGCGGCGCAAAACCTGTACAGTTTCTTGTTCGGTCGTTGGGTTTAAAAGTGTGGCTACTCGACCTGCTACTTTAGTAGCTTCATCAAGTTTTTCTGCTACGAACTCATTTTCTTGGGAATAAGCATCTGTGGCTTTCCCTTCTTTACCAACTGCTAAAGTAAAAACTACACAAGCTTTTGCGTAAGAACTCACAGCTTTAAATAAAGCAGTCAGAAAAGGTGTGAGTTGGTCTTGTTCTTTTCTGCCTTTAATTTTGCGTAAATATATAGATAATTCATCTAATAGAATTAATACTGGTTGATCACCAAATAACTCCTGAATCGTAGCCGCCCCTGGTGCAACTTTTTCTATATCACTTTTACGTACTTTCTCATATCCAGCTACCCCAGCTAATCCATAAGCCAGTTCTCCCCAAGGCGTGTAAGCTCTTAAACCATCACCGAGAGGTCTACCATTCACCGGGTCTGCATTTTCTCCGTCAAAAACAGCCAGTCTAACTGTAGTTTTGGGGACGAGTTCAGGGTCAATAAATTCCTGAATATTTTCTACACCTTGCATCCCTTGTGCAGCATGAGTCAAAGCAATCAAGCTGTGAGTTTTACCACCACCATATTGAGTATCCAAACGCAACACGGCGGAACCGCCCACGCCTTGCAGCCTTTGACAAACAGTTTTTAATAATGCTTTTAACCCTTGAGTAGGGTGAGTATTGGCAAAGAATTTGTTTGGTAAAGCATACTCTGGTGGTGCTGTACCAGTGATGACCTGAGCTAAATCTGCTGCGAAATCAGATTCTCGAATATCCCCTTTTAATATGTCAGGGCGAGGGCTACAAATTTCAAATAAGGTTTTCATTACATTTGTTTTCTTCACTAGTCTTAAAAACTGCACGTCAAAACTGCGTAGGCGCAGCCCCCCACAGGCATCTCCCATACTGAAATTAAGCAAGCGCGGATTAAGTTAACCTGCTTACTTTCACCCAGAACTAATTAGAC
The nucleotide sequence above comes from Nostoc sp. TCL26-01. Encoded proteins:
- a CDS encoding ATP-binding protein: MKTLFEICSPRPDILKGDIRESDFAADLAQVITGTAPPEYALPNKFFANTHPTQGLKALLKTVCQRLQGVGGSAVLRLDTQYGGGKTHSLIALTHAAQGMQGVENIQEFIDPELVPKTTVRLAVFDGENADPVNGRPLGDGLRAYTPWGELAYGLAGVAGYEKVRKSDIEKVAPGAATIQELFGDQPVLILLDELSIYLRKIKGRKEQDQLTPFLTALFKAVSSYAKACVVFTLAVGKEGKATDAYSQENEFVAEKLDEATKVAGRVATLLNPTTEQETVQVLRRRLFSYIDEDAAEEVIRNYEQLWMTHRSDLPTERVNADRVTDFRNGFPFHSGLMDLFTDKLSTLSTFQRVRGMLRLLTRTIAHLWQEQPANTYAIHLHHVNPGYIPIRDEITTRLELGRFDPVMQNDVAATEKETSLAQQLDAKWYAGLAPYASFVARNILWNTFAFNDSLQGIDEVNLRYAILASGLDISFINDARQRFIAESAYLDDRPVAPLRFLTEVNLGVLIRRQTKQVDTNEARNLLQDRIRTIFSAGKTFNLIPFAGGAYDVADDVADGKPNLVLISYDAETVRNEAVTVPQLVENIYRTQGSQGKFRQLLNNLVFLVADDATRDEMKNKMLYRLALDAMRSPDRLAQLPEHQQEKVNELYNKSEQELAIIIQQCYRHLFYPSRNRLEGASVDLAHTAFDLPSVSERPGNGQQEIVKALLDNQKLLPPNSDPPAPNYIRDQTPLKKGQISTAELRAEFRKDPRFPIMLSDDPFIKMVRLGIEQGIYVYQSGDLLLGQGDPYAEIKIDEQSIVFTSTYAKERGIWPRPVVKKPSEIIETDTGNIADGDNQPTTSKVGEKSGSYSVDTTEDSKEIPVISPSHPNIFKAEAPLREALTKIWEDARNAQIKKISRLSLRVFDGSDGFKLLGVINTVSGADKQVKLNAEYETTNSSSFSIEFTGQVSDAQPIKDFLQPQLRAAPETHIEITFTLTYTNGLDLNTNEPETITEKLARFATGAAFVEAYAEAC